One Streptomyces sp. R28 DNA window includes the following coding sequences:
- a CDS encoding uracil-DNA glycosylase: MDALADLDARIAGCRACPRLVDWREEVARTKRAAFADQTYWGRPVPGFGPPDARLLIVGLAPAAHGGNRTGRMFTGDRSGDVLYQALYDVGLASQPTSVAVGDGLELYGVRVTAPVRCAPPANKPTPGERETCRAWLVRELRLLRPTVRAVVVLGAFGWQATLPALAEAGWSVPRPRPAFAHGARVALDGHDGFDGADGLELFGCFHVSQRNTFTGRLTPAMLREVLRTAARAASLT, translated from the coding sequence GTGGATGCCCTCGCTGATCTGGACGCGCGGATCGCGGGCTGCCGGGCCTGCCCGCGGCTGGTCGACTGGCGTGAGGAGGTGGCCCGCACCAAGCGCGCCGCCTTCGCCGACCAGACGTACTGGGGCCGCCCGGTGCCCGGCTTCGGCCCGCCGGACGCCCGGCTGCTGATCGTCGGGCTCGCCCCGGCGGCGCACGGCGGCAACCGCACCGGCCGGATGTTCACCGGGGACCGCTCGGGGGACGTGCTGTACCAGGCGCTGTACGACGTGGGCCTCGCCTCGCAGCCCACGTCGGTCGCCGTCGGTGACGGCCTGGAGCTGTACGGCGTACGCGTCACCGCGCCCGTGCGCTGCGCCCCGCCCGCGAACAAACCCACTCCGGGGGAGCGGGAGACCTGCCGGGCCTGGCTCGTGCGGGAGCTGAGGCTGCTGCGGCCGACGGTGCGCGCGGTCGTCGTACTGGGCGCCTTCGGCTGGCAGGCGACGCTGCCCGCGCTGGCGGAGGCGGGATGGAGCGTGCCCCGGCCGCGGCCCGCCTTCGCGCACGGGGCGCGGGTCGCGCTCGACGGGCATGACGGTTTCGACGGCGCCGACGGGCTCGAACTCTTCGGGTGCTTCCACGTCAGTCAGCGCAACACCTTCACCGGCAGGCTGACGCCCGCGATGCTGCGGGAGGTGCTGCGTACCGCGGCGCGAGCGGCGTCCCTCACATGA
- the pip gene encoding prolyl aminopeptidase — protein MPLYPEIEPYGHGMLDVGDGNRVHWEACGNPRGKPALVLHGGPGSGRTPYFRRVFDPAAYRIVLLDQRGCGRSTPHASAYDTDMSVNTTAHVIADLELLRRHLGIARWLVWGVSWGSVLGLRYAQTHPGVVSEIVLTGVATGSNAEVALLTRGLGRIFPEAFERFVGELPAGERDGDLAAAYNRMIESPDPAVRERAARAWTDWETATIPAPPGSVERFEDPRFRMGFARTVTHYWGNGHFLGAGNDEGVVLRDAPVLKGIPGTLVQGGLDFGNLLGTVWRLHHAWPGSELVVIDEVGHDAGAPGVAEALVAATDGYAGR, from the coding sequence ATGCCTCTCTATCCGGAGATCGAACCGTACGGCCACGGCATGCTCGACGTCGGTGACGGCAACCGCGTCCACTGGGAGGCCTGCGGGAACCCGCGCGGCAAGCCGGCGCTGGTCCTGCACGGCGGGCCGGGCTCCGGCCGTACCCCGTACTTCCGGCGGGTGTTCGATCCCGCCGCCTACCGGATCGTGCTGCTCGACCAGCGTGGGTGCGGGCGTTCGACGCCGCATGCGAGTGCGTACGACACGGACATGAGCGTCAACACGACGGCTCATGTCATCGCCGATCTGGAGCTGCTGCGGCGGCATCTGGGGATCGCGCGGTGGCTCGTGTGGGGCGTGTCGTGGGGCTCGGTGCTGGGGCTGCGGTACGCGCAGACGCATCCGGGCGTCGTGTCCGAGATCGTGCTGACGGGGGTCGCGACCGGGTCGAACGCCGAAGTCGCCCTGTTGACCAGGGGGTTGGGGCGGATCTTCCCGGAGGCGTTCGAACGGTTCGTGGGGGAGCTGCCGGCCGGGGAGCGGGACGGCGACCTCGCCGCCGCGTACAACCGGATGATCGAGTCGCCCGACCCTGCCGTACGGGAGCGGGCGGCGCGGGCCTGGACCGACTGGGAGACGGCGACGATCCCCGCGCCGCCGGGCTCGGTGGAGCGGTTCGAGGATCCGCGGTTCCGGATGGGCTTCGCCCGGACCGTGACGCACTACTGGGGCAACGGCCACTTCCTGGGCGCGGGCAACGACGAGGGTGTCGTCCTGCGGGACGCCCCTGTGCTGAAGGGCATCCCGGGCACCCTGGTGCAGGGCGGCCTCGATTTCGGGAACCTGCTCGGCACCGTGTGGCGGCTCCACCACGCCTGGCCCGGGAGCGAGCTCGTGGTGATCGACGAGGTGGGGCATGACGCCGGGGCGCCGGGGGTGGCGGAGGCGCTGGTGGCGGCGACGGACGGGTACGCGGGGCGCTAG